The Hydrogenobacter sp. T-2 region TAAAAGGAAGTTTGATATGCTTAGCAAGTATCTGAAAATAGAAATAGACACAGAGCTTGAAATACCGGTTGCTAAAATTATAGAAAAGGATACAAATAGGGTTATTCGCCAGATACCGCCTGATTACCTTCTTGACCTTATGAAAAGAATTGACCAGATGCTTGGTATACTTTTACAGAAGGAGGTATAAGCCTTGGCTGGAGAAATATACTTCAACAACCTTACTGGTAGGTTTGACTGGGGCTCAATAATAGACCAGATAATAAGGCTTAAATCTATTCCCATACAGAGGCTTTCCCAGGAAGCCCAGCAGGTGCAGGCAAGGCAGTCCGCCCTTCAGGGTCTTACTAATGCTGTGGGAGACCTTTCAAAGCTCTTTGAAAACCTCAACGTGGATGACCTCTTTAGAGGTAAGAGGGCTAACTCCTCAGATAGTTCTGTGCTTACAGCTACCTCCACAGAAAACACTCCCAACGTAACTATTAACCTTTCTGTCTCAAAGCTCGCTCAAA contains the following coding sequences:
- a CDS encoding flagellar protein FlaG, which encodes MKIGPVGHDVNVEQQRSIQKQVKNGALEGMRKQVEREIQQAQQEAQENRSVKSEELQKLLEELKRKFDMLSKYLKIEIDTELEIPVAKIIEKDTNRVIRQIPPDYLLDLMKRIDQMLGILLQKEV